One stretch of Flavobacterium sp. 9 DNA includes these proteins:
- a CDS encoding FAD-binding and (Fe-S)-binding domain-containing protein has product MSIVKELEQLSESLEGTLLYDDLHKTLYSTDASVYRIRPKAVAVPKTIEDISKLIKFAGKHHISITPRTAGTSLAGQTVGDGIVVDVSKNFTKILNFDPIKKTVTVQPGVIRDELNLFLKPHGVFFGPNTSTSNRCMIGGMVGNNSSGTTSIRYGVTRDKIVEIKGILSDGSEVVFKELTSAEFIEKTKGDTLENKIYKSLYDELSIKATQDEIIKEFPKPEIHRRNTGYAVDILLKSDLFGGTEPTINVGKLLCGSEGTLAFTYEITLKVDDLPPANNIMVVAHYHSIQESLESVVVAMKHHLYTAEMIDDTILDCTKTNREQSKNRFFLVGEPKAIMMFEVASHDAEDAENQANALMADLEKNNFGYALVKIYGADIEKVNELRKAGLGLLGSIVGDNKAADSIEDTAVELRDLPAYIEEFSAMMLRHGQEAIYYAHAGAGELHLRPVLNLKKTSDLKLFRTIATDVAILVKKYRGSLSGEHGDGIVRGEFIPFMIGETNYELLKRIKLAFDPNSVLNIGKIVNALKMDENHRVVSGRVEPDIKTFQDFSDSLGILRAAEKCNGSGDCRKLPSAGGAMCPSYRATKNEKETTRARANALREYLTYSEKENKFDQKELYEVFELCVSCKACASECPSNVDVATLKAEFLYQYQKANGFSTRNKIFAHNAKLNKMGSLFPSITNFISNQSLVKKSMGIAPERQVPLLAKKTFKKWYENHKPQSNNFPNGQVYLFNDEFTNYYDVNIGIDAFELLTKLGYEVLIVDHEESGRTYLSKGFLEEAKKIANINVNIFKDLISAKAPLIGIEPSAILTFRDEYLRLADDKESAEKVSQSAFTIEEFFKKEILDGKIKADSFSDEKKEIKIHGHCHQKSLSSVEATFAMLNLPTNNTVTIYNSGCCGMAGSFGYEKEHYQVSMQMGEDTLFPKVRATAQNVKIAAAGTSCRHQIYDGTSREAQHPVSILKSCLR; this is encoded by the coding sequence ATGTCAATAGTTAAAGAGTTAGAACAATTATCAGAATCCTTAGAAGGAACACTTTTATACGACGATCTTCATAAAACGCTTTATTCGACCGATGCTTCGGTGTATCGAATCAGACCAAAAGCGGTTGCCGTGCCTAAAACGATAGAAGATATTAGTAAACTAATCAAGTTTGCGGGGAAACATCATATTTCGATTACGCCAAGAACTGCCGGAACTTCACTGGCGGGACAAACGGTTGGTGACGGAATTGTGGTTGATGTTTCGAAGAATTTTACCAAGATTCTGAATTTTGACCCGATTAAAAAAACGGTTACGGTTCAGCCTGGCGTGATTCGCGATGAACTGAATTTATTTCTGAAACCTCACGGCGTATTTTTTGGTCCGAATACTTCGACTTCAAATCGTTGTATGATTGGCGGAATGGTGGGAAATAATTCTTCGGGAACTACTTCGATTCGATATGGCGTAACGCGCGATAAAATTGTCGAAATCAAAGGAATTTTGAGTGATGGTTCTGAAGTGGTTTTTAAAGAACTGACTTCGGCTGAATTTATCGAGAAAACCAAAGGTGACACTTTAGAAAATAAAATATATAAAAGCCTTTACGACGAACTTTCGATAAAAGCGACACAAGACGAAATTATAAAAGAGTTTCCGAAACCTGAAATTCACAGAAGAAATACAGGTTATGCGGTTGATATTTTATTAAAATCGGATTTGTTTGGAGGAACGGAACCAACAATTAACGTTGGAAAACTGCTTTGCGGAAGTGAAGGAACGCTGGCTTTTACTTATGAAATTACGTTGAAAGTTGATGATTTGCCGCCTGCCAATAATATTATGGTTGTGGCGCATTATCATAGCATTCAGGAATCGCTGGAATCTGTTGTTGTGGCAATGAAACACCATTTGTATACAGCAGAAATGATCGACGACACGATTTTGGATTGTACTAAAACGAATCGGGAACAATCTAAAAACAGGTTCTTTTTGGTTGGTGAACCTAAAGCGATTATGATGTTTGAGGTCGCTTCGCATGATGCTGAAGATGCCGAGAATCAGGCGAATGCTTTAATGGCGGATTTAGAGAAAAACAATTTTGGATATGCGCTTGTAAAAATTTACGGTGCTGATATTGAAAAAGTAAATGAACTTAGAAAAGCCGGTCTTGGACTTTTAGGAAGTATTGTTGGAGATAATAAAGCAGCCGATTCTATTGAAGATACGGCGGTTGAGTTGAGAGATTTACCAGCTTATATTGAAGAGTTTTCGGCAATGATGTTGCGTCACGGACAGGAAGCGATTTATTATGCGCATGCTGGTGCGGGAGAACTGCATTTGCGTCCGGTTTTGAATTTGAAGAAAACATCTGACTTAAAATTATTCAGAACTATTGCGACTGATGTTGCGATTTTGGTTAAAAAATATAGAGGATCTTTAAGTGGTGAACACGGCGACGGAATTGTGCGTGGAGAATTTATTCCGTTTATGATTGGCGAAACGAATTATGAATTGCTGAAAAGAATCAAATTGGCGTTTGACCCGAATTCGGTTTTGAATATTGGGAAGATTGTAAACGCCTTGAAAATGGACGAAAATCATCGTGTAGTTTCGGGCAGAGTTGAACCGGATATTAAGACATTTCAGGATTTCTCAGATAGTTTAGGAATTTTGCGTGCTGCCGAGAAATGCAATGGTTCTGGAGATTGTAGAAAATTGCCATCGGCAGGAGGAGCAATGTGTCCGAGTTATCGTGCGACCAAAAATGAAAAAGAAACGACGCGTGCAAGAGCGAATGCGTTACGTGAATATTTGACTTATTCTGAGAAAGAAAACAAATTTGATCAGAAAGAATTATACGAAGTTTTTGAGTTGTGTGTAAGCTGTAAAGCCTGCGCAAGTGAATGTCCGAGTAATGTTGACGTTGCAACTCTTAAAGCAGAATTTTTATATCAATATCAAAAAGCAAACGGATTTTCGACTCGAAATAAGATTTTTGCGCACAATGCAAAACTGAATAAAATGGGAAGTTTGTTTCCGTCGATTACAAATTTTATTTCGAATCAATCTCTCGTTAAAAAAAGTATGGGAATTGCGCCGGAGAGACAAGTTCCGCTTTTGGCGAAAAAGACTTTCAAGAAATGGTACGAAAATCATAAACCACAAAGTAATAATTTCCCAAACGGACAAGTGTATTTGTTTAATGACGAATTCACGAATTATTATGATGTGAATATCGGAATCGACGCTTTCGAATTATTAACCAAATTAGGTTACGAAGTTTTAATCGTGGATCATGAAGAAAGCGGAAGAACGTATTTATCGAAAGGTTTTTTGGAAGAAGCCAAGAAAATTGCAAATATCAATGTCAATATTTTCAAGGATTTAATTTCCGCGAAAGCGCCTTTAATAGGAATAGAACCTTCGGCAATTTTGACTTTTAGAGACGAATATTTACGTTTGGCAGATGATAAAGAAAGTGCTGAAAAAGTATCGCAAAGCGCTTTCACGATTGAAGAATTCTTTAAAAAAGAAATTTTAGACGGAAAAATAAAAGCGGATTCATTCTCGGATGAAAAGAAAGAAATCAAAATTCACGGACATTGTCATCAGAAATCTTTGAGTTCTGTAGAAGCAACTTTCGCAATGCTGAATTTGCCAACCAATAATACGGTTACAATTTACAATTCGGGTTGTTGCGGAATGGCGGGATCTTTTGGTTACGAAAAAGAACATTATCAGGTGAGTATGCAAATGGGTGAAGATACGTTATTCCCAAAAGTACGTGCAACCGCTCAAAATGTAAAAATTGCAGCAGCAGGGACAAGTTGTCGCCATCAAATTTATGACGGAACAAGTAGAGAAGCGCAACATCCGGTGAGTATTTTGAAAAGCTGTTTGCGTTGA
- a CDS encoding amino acid permease: MALSGLFRKKTVQDILKQVAKNEADGHNALGKHLTTRDLTAFGIAAIVGAGIFSTIGKASADGGPAVIFLFLFTALACSFAAFAYAEFASMVPVSGSAYTYSYVAFGEIIAWIIGWALIMEYAVGNITVAISWSDYFTGLLQSGGIHLPQWIQMDYLTASNGFKDATALMQGGKSYENLSTALQASYTAWTTAPTIGSFHFVADLPALFIIILITALVYRGMKESRNASNAMVVVKLCIVLLVIAVGIFYVDTANWDPFAPNGVSGVLKGVSAVFFAYIGFDAISTTAEECKNPQRDLPRGMMWAIIICTILYIAIALVLTGMVRYNELNVGDPLAFVFDKLNLKWMSGIIAVSAVVAMASVLLVFQMGQPRIWMSMSRDGLLPKKFSTVHPKFKTPSFATIVTGFVVAVPALFLNLTMVTDLCSIGTLFAFVLVCAGVLVLQNKTDIPRGKFKTPYINSKFILPVLLIAGLYYAFAFNNKATMAFINNEAQTNDATTIITSLNKEESTKVFNYLESIDVHNKTAETSDLEHLLSQYQDDDAKYAEVVKGLPINDSLKYESGFSLFKHKIPMWIFIFVLIGLTVWAFRQNLSLIPLLGLICCLYMMAELSVWNWIYFTVWLLLGLVIYFTYSRKNSKLNTITEA, translated from the coding sequence ATGGCATTATCAGGTTTATTCCGTAAAAAGACGGTACAAGATATTCTGAAACAAGTTGCAAAAAATGAAGCAGATGGGCATAATGCATTAGGAAAGCATTTGACCACTAGGGATTTAACTGCATTTGGAATCGCAGCAATTGTTGGTGCAGGGATTTTTAGTACTATCGGAAAAGCCAGTGCAGATGGTGGTCCAGCCGTTATCTTCTTGTTTTTGTTTACAGCACTTGCTTGTAGTTTTGCCGCTTTTGCTTACGCCGAATTTGCTTCGATGGTTCCGGTTTCCGGAAGTGCTTATACGTACTCGTATGTTGCTTTTGGAGAAATTATCGCCTGGATTATTGGTTGGGCTTTAATCATGGAATATGCTGTTGGGAATATTACGGTCGCGATTTCGTGGAGTGATTATTTTACGGGACTGCTCCAGAGTGGCGGGATTCATTTGCCACAGTGGATTCAAATGGATTATTTAACTGCTTCAAACGGATTTAAAGACGCTACTGCTTTAATGCAAGGCGGAAAATCATACGAAAATTTAAGTACTGCTTTACAAGCTTCTTATACGGCGTGGACTACAGCGCCAACAATTGGTTCTTTTCACTTTGTGGCTGATTTACCGGCTTTATTTATCATTATTTTAATTACAGCATTGGTTTACAGAGGAATGAAAGAATCTCGTAACGCCAGTAATGCAATGGTAGTTGTAAAACTTTGTATTGTACTTTTGGTTATTGCGGTTGGTATATTTTATGTTGATACGGCTAATTGGGATCCGTTTGCACCAAATGGAGTTAGCGGAGTTCTAAAAGGAGTTTCGGCAGTTTTCTTTGCTTATATTGGTTTTGATGCAATCTCTACAACTGCAGAAGAATGTAAAAATCCGCAACGTGATTTACCGCGCGGAATGATGTGGGCGATTATCATTTGTACTATTTTATATATCGCCATTGCCTTGGTTTTAACCGGAATGGTGCGTTATAACGAATTGAATGTTGGAGATCCTCTGGCGTTTGTTTTCGATAAATTAAACCTAAAATGGATGTCGGGAATTATTGCCGTAAGTGCGGTGGTTGCTATGGCGAGCGTTTTATTGGTTTTCCAAATGGGACAACCTCGTATCTGGATGAGTATGAGCCGTGACGGTTTATTGCCAAAGAAATTTTCTACTGTACATCCAAAATTCAAAACACCATCTTTTGCTACAATTGTAACAGGTTTTGTGGTTGCGGTTCCAGCTTTGTTTTTGAATTTAACAATGGTGACAGATTTATGTAGTATTGGTACTTTGTTTGCCTTTGTATTGGTTTGTGCAGGAGTTTTGGTATTGCAGAATAAAACGGATATTCCAAGAGGAAAATTTAAAACACCTTATATTAATTCTAAATTTATTTTGCCTGTTTTATTGATTGCGGGATTGTATTATGCTTTTGCTTTTAATAATAAAGCGACAATGGCTTTTATAAATAATGAAGCGCAAACAAATGATGCGACGACAATTATTACCTCTTTGAATAAAGAAGAATCAACTAAAGTTTTCAATTATTTAGAAAGTATTGATGTTCACAATAAAACTGCCGAAACATCAGATTTAGAGCATTTATTAAGCCAATATCAAGACGACGACGCTAAATATGCTGAGGTTGTAAAAGGTTTGCCAATCAATGATTCTTTAAAATACGAATCAGGTTTCAGTTTATTCAAACATAAAATTCCAATGTGGATTTTCATATTTGTTTTGATTGGATTGACTGTTTGGGCTTTCAGACAAAATCTTTCTCTAATTCCGTTATTAGGACTTATTTGTTGTCTTTATATGATGGCAGAATTAAGTGTTTGGAACTGGATTTACTTCACAGTTTGGTTATTACTTGGATTGGTTATTTACTTTACTTATAGTCGAAAAAATAGTAAACTGAATACTATTACTGAAGCTTAG
- a CDS encoding DUF695 domain-containing protein has protein sequence MGFFDKILGKKESPIVTYSDFWNWFLKHEKEFFKVVKSRQNINKDFFNRLAPKLDELHEGIYFLTGMFNDQTAELILTPDGIIKNIYMVEDLVNNAPQINGWKFTALKSGSNRKDFSINYDGIKFSTENLKFYPNVDEDYPDEIDLIISYDSYNEEKKSLITNAVYIFLDNYLGELYTVTLIDKLKVVGVNDISQELIPMEKLKDYLIWREKEFIEKYEGTRHNTENDGYANFEWEREDNKVVLALINTTLLEWDKKASHPWIITVGIPFKKTDESGLPDDETYKLLDEIEEEIMFSLPDSDGYLNIGRETSDGKREIFFACKEFRKPPKVLDQIIKKYSQKFEMDYEIYKDKYWQSFKHFEQN, from the coding sequence ATGGGTTTTTTCGATAAGATATTGGGTAAAAAAGAATCTCCAATAGTAACATACAGTGATTTTTGGAATTGGTTCTTAAAACATGAAAAAGAGTTTTTTAAAGTTGTTAAAAGCAGGCAGAATATTAACAAAGATTTCTTTAATAGACTAGCTCCAAAGCTTGATGAACTTCATGAAGGAATTTATTTCTTGACTGGAATGTTTAATGATCAAACTGCTGAATTAATTCTCACTCCCGATGGAATAATTAAAAATATTTACATGGTTGAAGATTTAGTAAATAATGCTCCACAAATTAATGGTTGGAAATTTACAGCTCTTAAATCAGGATCTAATAGGAAAGATTTTAGTATTAATTATGATGGAATTAAATTTAGCACTGAAAATTTAAAATTTTACCCTAATGTAGATGAAGATTATCCTGATGAAATAGATTTAATCATTTCGTACGATAGTTACAATGAAGAGAAAAAATCACTAATAACTAATGCTGTTTACATTTTTTTGGATAATTATTTAGGTGAATTGTATACAGTTACTTTAATCGATAAATTGAAAGTCGTTGGAGTAAATGATATTTCCCAAGAATTAATTCCAATGGAAAAATTAAAAGATTATCTAATCTGGAGAGAAAAAGAATTTATAGAAAAATACGAAGGCACCAGACATAACACTGAAAATGATGGTTATGCAAATTTTGAATGGGAAAGAGAAGATAACAAAGTTGTATTAGCTCTTATTAATACAACATTATTAGAATGGGATAAAAAAGCATCACATCCATGGATTATTACTGTTGGAATTCCATTTAAAAAAACAGATGAAAGTGGCTTGCCTGATGATGAAACCTACAAATTATTAGATGAAATTGAAGAAGAAATAATGTTTAGTCTTCCAGATTCAGATGGATATTTAAATATTGGTCGAGAAACGTCAGATGGTAAAAGAGAAATCTTTTTTGCTTGTAAAGAATTCAGAAAACCTCCAAAAGTTTTAGATCAGATAATTAAAAAATACAGTCAAAAATTTGAGATGGATTATGAAATCTACAAAGACAAATATTGGCAATCTTTTAAGCATTTTGAACAAAATTAA
- a CDS encoding starch-binding protein — protein sequence MKKTLLLLYALLIPFAFLQAQVNTSYLWHLHQPTYWGDISKKNPNRYQIVKESQDLKVSGANNDKNGLAHPTNNLEEIFGTGDRVAAYQFAPKNAINSIRDLAKAGAQITYGGSLMENVNELAQANQWGYSNSWTQNIKDAKGWKTSGGFPRMEVVSFTMHHALSPLLSDEALKKEIKAHQYYSAQLFGSHDSKGYWPAECAFSERIIKTLTECGIEWSVIANSHLSRTLADYPIKYGSGGTMCDVPNKADQVETTGNTWFSAQKDARGGQFAVPYSYLPYKAKYVDPETAQEYKITVVPMADYESYEDGYATIGTSLIAPIVAKASTSPRPPLVLFAHDGDNAWGGGSSYYNESVTGFSHASAANGNIPTTIPQYLQDNPVPESAVVHVEDGAWVNADGDFGHPQFTNWLWPFFDPVTKKFNPNGWTEDMMNQAITTAGENHAIMAEQLEGNNLRMSEIVNPTAAVSPAEKAWHFLMAGYDSGNAYYGLAEDLEIKTTLAVNRCVQFAKPTLDAHPGVDATKPSVFIPQRWPYNPGEKGYGAPYAYKDFLNSADFTVYTFAYDVSGIERSELKYRVDVDGKNSLSSNQNETYAGGAEVGSWVTLPMTERVFPKGNFTNNPQADLYMLPDVIANQYSAEIAGISEKLLDYYVEVTDKKGNVTKSKIQHVWVGKNLDVAPKIAFTPDTSNSTTAIDVTITATDSTDPKPKLYYTTDGSTPTLSSAFVESTKTLNIAQTTTVKAFAVDKDGNQSEIVTKTYTIGAIPEFTVYFKKPANWNAAVKVYYWLPTGTAPAVTYSGVAMTQDCGDWYKYTFPSTVTASNLLFNDGTLKTGDLSATGGIKFYDGAWLASEPANRCSTVIAPDFTISQAGGSFTTGTTVNLTLTANVNTSTIYYTLDGTTPTTASASSVGSKTLVINSTTTLKAFAKNVAGTSSAVKTETYTFSTPTTFTVYFKKPTNWNSAIKIYYWSPTGTAPAVTYPGVAMTQDCGDWYKYTFPSTVSATNLLFNDGSLKTADLSTTAGIKFYDSAWLGAEPSNRCPVIAPDFTNSKPGGTFTTGTTVNVVLTANQTSSTIYFTLDGTTPTTSSASAIGSKSFAFTANTTLKAFVVNTSGVSSAVKTEVYTFNAVPTLTVYFKPPTNWTGIPKVHYWNAVPSGSIANTTWPGVAMVADTNGFYKYTITGPTSVNVIFNNGSSGSANQTADLLNKTDGYSYTWGSTTSKLIAAPTTEEESYAVRLFPNPVNNTLQVNSTIPITDYSIISAQGSIVQEGKSNTNTIDVSRLSTGLYFITIRLENGKETMQKIIKK from the coding sequence ATGAAAAAAACCTTACTTTTGCTTTATGCGCTACTAATTCCCTTTGCTTTTTTGCAGGCACAGGTGAATACATCTTACTTATGGCACTTGCATCAGCCCACATATTGGGGAGATATAAGTAAAAAGAATCCGAACCGATATCAGATCGTAAAAGAGTCTCAGGATTTAAAAGTTTCTGGGGCTAATAATGACAAAAATGGACTTGCGCATCCTACAAACAATCTTGAAGAAATTTTTGGCACCGGTGATCGTGTTGCAGCTTATCAATTTGCACCAAAAAATGCTATTAATTCGATTAGGGATTTGGCCAAAGCCGGAGCGCAAATTACTTACGGAGGTTCTTTGATGGAAAACGTTAATGAACTTGCTCAAGCCAATCAATGGGGATATTCTAATTCCTGGACGCAGAATATTAAAGATGCTAAAGGTTGGAAAACCTCGGGCGGATTTCCTCGTATGGAAGTTGTTTCGTTTACGATGCATCATGCGCTTTCGCCACTTTTGAGCGACGAGGCTTTGAAAAAAGAAATTAAAGCGCATCAATATTACAGCGCACAATTATTTGGCTCTCATGATTCTAAAGGATATTGGCCTGCAGAATGTGCTTTTTCTGAAAGGATTATAAAAACCTTGACGGAATGTGGTATCGAATGGTCTGTTATTGCCAACAGCCATTTATCGAGAACACTTGCTGATTATCCAATAAAATACGGTTCTGGCGGTACAATGTGCGATGTTCCTAATAAAGCAGATCAGGTAGAAACTACTGGAAACACTTGGTTTTCGGCTCAAAAAGATGCTCGTGGCGGTCAGTTTGCCGTGCCGTATTCTTATCTTCCGTACAAGGCAAAATATGTTGATCCGGAAACAGCACAGGAATACAAAATTACTGTGGTTCCTATGGCTGATTATGAGAGTTATGAAGATGGATATGCTACAATTGGTACTTCGCTGATTGCTCCAATTGTTGCAAAAGCTTCGACTTCGCCAAGACCTCCTTTGGTATTATTTGCGCATGATGGCGATAACGCTTGGGGCGGAGGTTCTTCGTATTACAACGAATCGGTTACGGGATTTTCGCATGCATCGGCAGCCAACGGAAATATTCCGACTACTATTCCGCAATATTTACAAGATAATCCTGTTCCTGAATCTGCAGTTGTGCATGTTGAAGACGGAGCTTGGGTAAATGCTGATGGCGATTTTGGACATCCGCAATTTACAAATTGGTTGTGGCCATTTTTTGATCCGGTTACGAAAAAATTCAATCCAAATGGCTGGACTGAAGATATGATGAATCAAGCGATTACAACTGCCGGAGAAAACCATGCAATCATGGCGGAGCAACTGGAAGGAAATAATCTTAGAATGAGCGAAATTGTAAATCCAACAGCTGCTGTAAGTCCTGCCGAAAAAGCTTGGCATTTTTTAATGGCGGGTTACGATAGCGGAAATGCTTATTACGGTCTGGCCGAAGATTTAGAAATAAAAACAACTTTGGCCGTTAACCGATGTGTGCAATTTGCAAAACCTACTCTGGATGCTCATCCTGGTGTAGATGCTACAAAACCGTCTGTATTTATTCCGCAACGTTGGCCTTATAATCCTGGCGAAAAAGGATATGGAGCGCCTTATGCCTATAAAGATTTTCTGAATTCGGCAGATTTTACGGTATACACTTTTGCTTATGATGTAAGCGGAATCGAAAGATCTGAATTAAAATATCGTGTAGATGTCGATGGAAAAAACAGTCTTTCCTCAAATCAAAATGAAACTTATGCCGGTGGTGCCGAAGTGGGAAGCTGGGTAACATTACCTATGACGGAAAGAGTTTTCCCTAAAGGGAATTTCACCAATAATCCTCAAGCTGATTTATACATGCTTCCTGATGTAATTGCCAATCAATATTCGGCAGAAATTGCAGGAATATCTGAGAAATTATTAGATTATTATGTTGAAGTTACAGATAAAAAAGGGAATGTGACCAAGTCTAAAATTCAGCACGTTTGGGTTGGAAAAAATCTGGATGTTGCTCCAAAAATTGCTTTTACTCCAGATACAAGTAATTCTACAACAGCAATAGATGTGACAATTACAGCAACTGACAGCACAGATCCTAAACCAAAATTATATTACACAACTGACGGTTCTACTCCTACTCTTTCGTCTGCTTTTGTCGAATCTACAAAAACGCTGAATATTGCGCAAACTACAACTGTTAAAGCATTTGCGGTAGATAAAGACGGAAATCAATCTGAGATTGTTACTAAAACTTATACGATTGGAGCAATTCCGGAATTCACGGTTTATTTTAAAAAACCTGCAAATTGGAACGCTGCTGTAAAAGTATATTATTGGTTGCCAACCGGAACTGCTCCCGCAGTAACATATTCTGGAGTAGCGATGACACAGGATTGTGGAGATTGGTATAAATATACTTTCCCGTCGACTGTAACGGCTTCAAATTTATTATTTAACGACGGCACATTAAAAACTGGCGACTTAAGTGCTACTGGCGGAATTAAGTTTTATGATGGCGCTTGGTTAGCTTCTGAACCTGCAAACAGATGTTCAACTGTAATAGCTCCTGATTTTACAATTTCGCAAGCAGGCGGATCTTTCACAACCGGAACAACTGTAAACCTGACTTTGACAGCAAACGTAAACACTTCGACAATTTATTACACCTTAGACGGAACAACGCCAACAACGGCTTCGGCTTCTTCGGTAGGTTCCAAAACATTGGTGATAAACAGCACAACTACACTTAAAGCTTTTGCTAAAAATGTAGCGGGAACAAGTTCTGCCGTTAAAACAGAAACTTATACTTTTAGTACGCCAACTACTTTTACGGTTTACTTTAAAAAACCAACAAACTGGAATTCTGCTATAAAAATATATTATTGGTCACCAACCGGAACTGCTCCTGCAGTAACGTACCCTGGAGTTGCAATGACTCAGGATTGTGGAGATTGGTACAAATATACTTTTCCGTCGACAGTAAGTGCAACGAATTTATTGTTTAATGACGGAAGTCTTAAAACTGCCGATTTGAGCACTACTGCGGGAATTAAATTCTACGATTCGGCTTGGTTGGGTGCAGAACCTTCCAATAGATGTCCTGTAATTGCTCCTGATTTTACAAATTCAAAACCAGGCGGAACATTTACAACAGGAACTACTGTAAATGTTGTTTTGACGGCAAACCAAACATCTTCGACTATTTATTTCACTTTAGACGGAACAACGCCAACTACAAGTTCAGCATCTGCAATTGGTTCTAAATCATTTGCCTTTACTGCAAATACAACTTTAAAAGCTTTTGTAGTTAATACCAGCGGAGTTTCTTCAGCAGTAAAAACCGAAGTTTATACTTTTAATGCGGTTCCAACTCTTACGGTTTATTTCAAACCTCCAACAAACTGGACTGGAATTCCAAAAGTACATTATTGGAATGCTGTTCCATCAGGAAGTATTGCCAACACAACCTGGCCGGGAGTTGCAATGGTAGCCGATACAAATGGTTTTTATAAATATACCATAACAGGGCCAACATCTGTAAATGTGATTTTTAATAATGGTTCGAGCGGTTCTGCAAATCAAACCGCCGATTTATTGAATAAAACAGATGGTTACTCGTATACTTGGGGTTCAACAACTTCTAAATTGATTGCAGCTCCAACAACTGAAGAAGAAAGTTATGCTGTTCGTTTATTCCCAAATCCTGTAAATAACACTTTGCAGGTAAACTCTACTATTCCAATAACTGATTATAGCATAATTTCGGCACAAGGAAGTATTGTTCAGGAAGGAAAATCCAATACAAATACCATCGATGTAAGTCGTTTGAGTACCGGACTTTATTTCATCACAATCCGATTGGAAAATGGAAAAGAAACCATGCAAAAGATTATCAAGAAGTAA